From the genome of Dermochelys coriacea isolate rDerCor1 chromosome 1, rDerCor1.pri.v4, whole genome shotgun sequence:
TCGCTTGGGCGGGAGGCGGTGTTTGCTCTCCGGGACGACTGAGGAAAGTTTTTCTCAGCGGCTTCCGGAGAAGCGTGCTCGTGTGGCCGCGGGTGTCGCTCCGCTCCCCGGCGGGTGGGGCCGGCGGAGGCGGGGCTGgcgcacggggggggggggaggcgttTCTCTGTGTCGGACGGGCCAAGGCCTCCCTGCCCCTTTTTTAAGCGACAACTTTTTGAGCAAACCGCAGGGCGGAGGGAGAGGGTCCGGGGGAGGGGTTTGTCccggggccagagaggaggaagtAAGGCACGAGAAAGCGGGGGCGGGAAGCAGCTTCGTTGTTTTTTTGCTGCTCCGCATCCCCGCTCCGGACTATATCCGGGAGGAAGAGGACTTGCCGCAACCCTgccgcccccttcccagcaggCTGGGCCCGAAACTGCTGCCCTCCCGCGGCTCCCGGCCGTGCCACGAAGGGGCAGAGCGCTGCAATAACTTGCAGCTCTCCCTGCCCGTTTTAATCGCTTGCAATGAGGATCCGTCTGGCCAGAAGATGGACTTGGCTTGGCAGAAGCTGCCTGTTGCTTGGCCTCTTGATGGTTGCCTACTTCGTAGTGGAGCTGTGTGTTTCTACCTTCCATGCCTCCTTCACCGGAGACAGCGTCCCCAATGGGAGATGGGAGAGGCACTTTTCTAACAGACCAGAAAAAGCAGAGGATTTGGCTCGTCCAGTTTATGAAAAATCCCCTCCTGATTCTTCTGCGCTAGGAGAATGGGGTAAGGCCTCTCGTCCACAGTTGACACCTGAGGAAAAGAAACTAGAAgaagagctgattgaaaaatatgcaattaatatttatttgagtGACAAAATATCTCTGCATCGTCACATACAGGACAATCGAATGTATGAATGTAAAGCCAAATCTTACAACTATAGAAAACTTCCAACTACATCCGTTATAATTGCTTTCTATAATGAAGCTTGGTCAACCTTACTGCGGACAATTCACAGCGTTCTTGAAACATCTCCTGCAGTACTTCTAAAAGAGATTATACTAGTGGATGACTTGAGTGATAAAATATATCTGAAGGCTGAACTTGAAAAGTACATTAGTAACCTGAAAAGAGTTCGTTTGATAAGAACCAGCAAACGAGAAGGACTGGTTCGTGCACGCTTAATTGGAGCTACCTTTGCTACTGGTGATGTCCTCACATTCCTAGACTGTCATTGTGAGTGTAACTCTGGTTGGCTGGAACCACTTTTAGAGAGGATTGTTGAGAATGAGACTGTGATCATTTGTCCTGTTATAGATACCATTGATTGGAATACATTTGAATTCTACATGCAGACGGGGGAGCCCATGATTGGGGGATTTGACTGGCGATTGACTTTTCAGTGGCATTCTGTACCTGAACATGAACGTCAAAGATGGAAATCTAAAACTGACCCCATTAGATCCCCAACTATGGCTGGTGGGCTATTTGCAGTTAGTAAGAAATATTTTGAGTATCTTGGTACATATGACACAGGGATGGAtgtctggggtggggagaatttAGAACTATCATTTAGGGTGTGGCAATGTGGCGGCACGTTGGAGATCCATCCTTGTTCCCATGTAGGCCATGTGTTTCCAAAGCGGGCTCCATATGCAAGGCCAAATTTCCTTCAGAACACGGCACGTGCTGCTGAAGTGTGGATGGATGAGTATAAAGAACATTTTTACAACAGAAATCCTCcagcaagaaaagaaaattatgGTGATATTTCTGAAAGAAAACTACTAAGAGAGCGTTTGAAATGTAAGAGTTTTGACtggtatttgaaaaatattttttccaacttGCATGTACCAGAGGATC
Proteins encoded in this window:
- the LOC119853675 gene encoding polypeptide N-acetylgalactosaminyltransferase 4-like, whose product is MRIRLARRWTWLGRSCLLLGLLMVAYFVVELCVSTFHASFTGDSVPNGRWERHFSNRPEKAEDLARPVYEKSPPDSSALGEWGKASRPQLTPEEKKLEEELIEKYAINIYLSDKISLHRHIQDNRMYECKAKSYNYRKLPTTSVIIAFYNEAWSTLLRTIHSVLETSPAVLLKEIILVDDLSDKIYLKAELEKYISNLKRVRLIRTSKREGLVRARLIGATFATGDVLTFLDCHCECNSGWLEPLLERIVENETVIICPVIDTIDWNTFEFYMQTGEPMIGGFDWRLTFQWHSVPEHERQRWKSKTDPIRSPTMAGGLFAVSKKYFEYLGTYDTGMDVWGGENLELSFRVWQCGGTLEIHPCSHVGHVFPKRAPYARPNFLQNTARAAEVWMDEYKEHFYNRNPPARKENYGDISERKLLRERLKCKSFDWYLKNIFSNLHVPEDRPGWHGAIHSMGISSECLDYNSPEHNPTGTHVSLFGCHGQGGNQFFEYTSSKEIRFNSVTELCAEVPEQKDFIGMRNCPKDRSPIPENNIWHFKEDGTIYHPHSGKCLSAYRTSEGRPDVQMRTCNAADKNQIWKFEK